A stretch of Myroides oncorhynchi DNA encodes these proteins:
- a CDS encoding 3-ketoacyl-ACP reductase: MKLKGKNAIITGGGRGLGKATAIAFAQEGINVAITGRNEKTLQATVTELESLGVKATYAAFDVTDKAKVKIKIANIINTLGGVDILVNNAGISEFGKFTDMSAERWEEILLTNVMGVYNVTKEVLPHLIDQNEGDIFNVASTAGLNGNATTSAYSASKFAVIGMSESLMKEVRKNNIRVCTLTPSTIASDMSIDLGLTDGNPDHILQPEDFAELIVATLRLPRRAMVKTVSLWTTNPQ, from the coding sequence ATGAAATTGAAAGGTAAAAACGCAATTATCACAGGTGGTGGAAGAGGATTAGGTAAAGCAACAGCAATCGCTTTTGCTCAAGAAGGGATAAACGTAGCTATTACTGGTAGAAACGAAAAAACATTGCAAGCGACAGTTACAGAATTAGAATCATTAGGAGTGAAAGCTACTTATGCAGCATTTGATGTAACTGACAAGGCAAAAGTAAAAATAAAGATAGCAAATATTATAAATACATTAGGAGGAGTAGATATATTAGTGAATAATGCTGGTATATCAGAGTTCGGAAAGTTTACAGATATGTCCGCTGAGCGTTGGGAAGAGATTCTATTAACTAACGTAATGGGAGTATATAATGTTACTAAAGAAGTACTACCTCATCTAATCGACCAGAACGAAGGAGATATCTTTAACGTAGCTTCTACAGCTGGTCTTAACGGAAATGCAACTACGTCTGCATACTCTGCATCTAAATTTGCAGTGATTGGAATGTCTGAATCACTGATGAAAGAAGTACGTAAGAATAATATCAGAGTGTGTACACTAACACCAAGTACTATCGCTTCAGATATGTCGATAGATTTAGGTCTTACCGATGGTAATCCTGATCATATCTTACAACCTGAAGACTTCGCCGAACTTATCGTAGCTACATTAAGATTACCTAGAAGAGCCATGGTTAAAACAGTATCCCTGTGGACAACTAACCCTCAATAA
- the mtgA gene encoding monofunctional biosynthetic peptidoglycan transglycosylase gives MIRKITRFIFKAILAFFILSLTSVIFFRFVPIPYTPLMFIRLYEQVKDDNPMTLQHSWVPMENISTNLQKAVITSEDGTFLQHNGFDFKAIEKAMKNNEKGKKIKGGSTISQQTAKNVFLWPGRSYIRKGFEAYFTVLIELIWPKERILEVYLNSIEMGDGIYGAQAAAQHWYKKDAKNLTAREAAGIAVILPNPRRYKANNSGPYINRRKNTITQYINGFGSLNFKKEDSLQKKKDKK, from the coding sequence ATGATAAGAAAAATAACACGATTTATCTTTAAGGCTATTCTAGCTTTTTTCATATTGAGTTTAACTTCAGTAATTTTCTTTCGCTTTGTGCCGATTCCTTATACTCCGTTAATGTTCATCAGATTATATGAACAAGTTAAGGATGATAACCCCATGACACTCCAACATAGCTGGGTACCGATGGAAAACATCAGTACTAACTTACAGAAAGCCGTTATCACTAGTGAAGATGGTACATTTCTTCAACACAATGGATTTGACTTTAAAGCCATTGAAAAGGCAATGAAAAATAACGAGAAAGGAAAGAAAATAAAAGGTGGAAGTACAATATCACAACAAACGGCTAAAAATGTATTCTTATGGCCTGGTCGTAGTTATATCCGAAAAGGATTTGAAGCATACTTTACTGTTTTAATAGAATTAATTTGGCCAAAAGAAAGGATACTAGAAGTATATCTTAATAGTATAGAAATGGGTGATGGAATATACGGTGCCCAAGCAGCAGCTCAACATTGGTATAAGAAAGATGCTAAAAACTTAACTGCAAGAGAAGCAGCTGGTATTGCAGTAATCTTACCAAACCCACGTAGATATAAAGCTAATAACTCTGGTCCATATATCAACAGAAGGAAAAACACAATAACACAATACATAAACGGGTTTGGCTCTTTAAATTTCAAAAAAGAGGATTCATTACAAAAGAAGAAAGATAAAAAATAA
- a CDS encoding DUF1684 domain-containing protein, whose protein sequence is MKKLIALAFIAFLGISCNNTPANEAEKAVVFQKNLNKEFSDMESSPLPKDAIKKFKGLDFFPISNDFVIQGKLERTPNEKPFEMPTTTARRPTYIKYGVITFSLKDKEYKVDVFQDLTVREKEEYVNHLFLPFTDLTSGVTSYGGGRYLDLQIPDGDSITINFNLAYNPYCVYNPKFSCPIPPEQNFIDAEINAGVKDYKYE, encoded by the coding sequence ATGAAGAAACTTATTGCCCTTGCATTCATTGCTTTTTTAGGTATAAGCTGTAATAATACACCAGCTAATGAAGCAGAAAAAGCTGTAGTATTTCAAAAAAATCTTAATAAAGAATTTAGCGATATGGAGAGTTCACCACTTCCTAAAGATGCAATTAAGAAGTTTAAAGGTCTAGATTTTTTCCCTATAAGTAACGATTTCGTCATACAAGGTAAATTAGAACGTACACCTAACGAAAAACCTTTTGAGATGCCTACTACAACTGCAAGAAGACCAACTTATATAAAATACGGCGTAATAACTTTCTCCTTAAAAGATAAAGAGTATAAAGTCGATGTGTTTCAAGATTTGACTGTTAGAGAGAAAGAAGAATATGTAAATCATTTGTTCCTACCCTTCACAGATTTGACATCAGGAGTTACTTCGTATGGTGGTGGTAGATATTTAGATCTACAAATACCTGATGGAGATAGTATAACGATTAACTTTAATCTAGCTTATAACCCTTACTGTGTGTATAACCCAAAATTCTCATGTCCTATTCCACCAGAACAAAACTTTATAGATGCAGAGATAAACGCAGGTGTCAAAGATTATAAATACGAATAA
- a CDS encoding Dps family protein, producing MKTNIGLTDKARQFNAGVLSQLLADEFILYTKVRNAHYNVTGVDFHSKHVYFEELYTELAVNVDAIAERIKTLGHYAPSSLKDYLKLTHLTEERSTTNTDSKSWISELLIDYEIIVSFIRENIDAIEESNDKSTADFLIGLMEAHEKTAWMLRAHLG from the coding sequence ATGAAAACAAATATTGGACTTACAGACAAAGCTAGACAATTCAATGCAGGAGTATTATCTCAATTATTGGCAGATGAATTTATCTTATATACAAAAGTTAGAAACGCTCATTATAATGTAACAGGAGTTGACTTTCATTCTAAACATGTGTATTTTGAAGAGCTATATACTGAATTAGCAGTAAATGTAGATGCCATAGCTGAGCGTATCAAAACATTAGGACACTATGCTCCATCTTCTCTAAAAGATTACTTAAAACTTACTCATCTAACCGAAGAGAGATCTACTACTAATACAGATAGTAAGTCTTGGATTAGTGAATTATTAATAGATTATGAAATCATTGTTAGTTTTATTAGAGAGAACATCGATGCTATCGAAGAGTCTAATGACAAAAGTACAGCTGACTTTTTAATTGGGTTGATGGAAGCACACGAGAAAACAGCATGGATGCTACGTGCTCACTTAGGATAA
- a CDS encoding DUF3050 domain-containing protein produces the protein MTIQEINVQIAEERNALLQHPLYNKIKTIPDLCAFMEGHVYAVWDFMSLLKALQQQLTCTTTPWFASPYPQTRYLINEIVLAEESDLAYDGQRLSHFEMYLDAMLTANADTTGITALINNLKGGTPIFEAIAKTDLDTGIKEFLDFTFKTIETGKSHEIAAAFTFGREDLIPSMFKEILKGFQQNFPETDLTKLVYYFERHIELDGDEHGPMAMKMISELCGEDEQKWNDVVVISKQALIKRYNLWNSIKKFIDKN, from the coding sequence ATGACTATTCAAGAAATCAATGTACAAATCGCTGAAGAAAGAAATGCTTTACTTCAACACCCACTTTATAATAAGATAAAGACAATACCAGACTTATGTGCTTTTATGGAAGGGCATGTATATGCGGTTTGGGATTTTATGTCCTTACTTAAAGCGTTACAACAGCAATTAACTTGCACAACGACTCCTTGGTTTGCATCCCCATATCCACAGACACGTTATTTGATAAATGAAATCGTCTTGGCAGAGGAATCAGACTTGGCTTATGATGGTCAACGTCTTAGTCACTTCGAAATGTATCTAGATGCAATGTTAACAGCTAATGCTGATACTACAGGTATCACAGCTTTAATCAACAATCTAAAAGGAGGTACACCTATCTTCGAAGCAATTGCAAAAACAGATCTAGATACAGGAATTAAAGAATTTCTAGACTTTACGTTTAAAACTATCGAGACAGGTAAATCACACGAGATAGCAGCGGCCTTTACTTTCGGACGTGAAGACTTAATTCCGTCGATGTTTAAAGAGATTCTAAAAGGGTTTCAACAGAACTTCCCTGAAACAGACTTAACAAAACTAGTATATTACTTCGAACGCCATATCGAATTAGATGGAGATGAACATGGCCCAATGGCTATGAAAATGATTTCTGAGCTATGTGGTGAAGATGAACAGAAGTGGAATGACGTAGTGGTAATCTCAAAACAAGCGCTAATAAAACGCTATAATTTGTGGAATTCTATCAAAAAGTTTATAGATAAGAATTAA
- a CDS encoding DUF4349 domain-containing protein gives MKKTLNLLTLMLFIAVASCAKSGELSEASVASLQDISTTDAAAESASDNTTEVKQNQDTAEEVTAPERMIVKQGSIRFETSNAQETRKNIATSIKKLNGYLSQDSSTVYGNQTEYTIEIRIPTKNFETLLEGVTATATKVDNKNISALDVTEEFIDVEARIKTKKEIEERYKELLKRANSIEDILKIESELGTLRADIESFEGRLKYLKSRVSLSTLSVTFYEKGESTTGFGYEISSAFGSGWENLLSFVIGIFYIWPFILIGTGLFFVIRRIRKRRKQNKVN, from the coding sequence ATGAAAAAGACACTTAATCTATTAACCTTAATGCTATTTATAGCCGTAGCCTCTTGTGCTAAATCAGGAGAGCTTAGCGAGGCGTCTGTCGCATCCCTTCAAGACATTAGTACAACAGATGCTGCTGCTGAATCTGCAAGTGACAACACTACGGAAGTTAAACAAAATCAAGATACAGCTGAAGAAGTAACAGCTCCTGAACGCATGATCGTGAAGCAAGGAAGCATACGCTTTGAAACTTCTAATGCACAAGAAACGAGAAAAAACATTGCTACAAGCATTAAAAAACTAAACGGATACCTATCACAAGATAGCTCTACAGTATATGGCAATCAAACAGAATATACTATAGAAATACGTATCCCTACTAAGAACTTCGAAACCTTATTAGAAGGTGTAACTGCCACTGCAACTAAAGTAGATAATAAGAATATCAGTGCCTTAGATGTAACAGAAGAGTTCATCGATGTAGAAGCGAGAATCAAAACAAAAAAGGAAATAGAAGAACGCTATAAAGAGTTGCTAAAACGAGCGAATTCTATTGAGGATATTCTTAAAATAGAAAGTGAATTAGGAACTTTAAGAGCTGATATAGAATCGTTCGAAGGACGTTTAAAATACCTAAAGAGTAGAGTTTCACTAAGCACACTCTCTGTTACTTTTTACGAAAAAGGAGAATCTACCACAGGCTTTGGATACGAGATCTCATCAGCCTTTGGCTCAGGTTGGGAAAATCTATTGTCATTTGTCATCGGAATATTCTATATATGGCCATTCATCCTTATCGGTACAGGACTATTCTTTGTGATAAGACGCATCCGAAAACGCAGAAAACAGAATAAAGTAAATTAG
- a CDS encoding acyl-CoA dehydrogenase family protein translates to MKPDLFQAPDYYLLDDLLTDEHKLIRDTARAWVKREVSPIIEDFAQRAEFPKQLVPGLAEIGGFGPYIPTEYGGAGLDQISYGLIMQEIERGDSGIRSTSSVQSSLVMYPIWKYGNEAQRMKYLPKLASGEFIGCFGLTEPDHGSNPAGMLTNFKDMGDHYLLNGAKMWISNAPFADIAVVWAKNEEGRIHGLIVERGMAGFTTPETHNKWSLRASATGELIFDNVKVPKENLLPNKSGLGAPLGCLDSARYGIAWGAIGAAMDCYDTALRYSKERIQFDKPIGATQLQQKKLAEMITEITKAQLLTWRLGVLRNEGRATSAQISMAKRNNVAMALDIARDARQMLGGMGITGEYSIMRHMMNLESVVTYEGTHDIHLLITGMDVTGFAAFK, encoded by the coding sequence ATGAAACCAGATTTATTTCAGGCACCTGATTATTACCTATTAGACGACTTGCTTACAGACGAGCATAAGTTGATTAGAGATACAGCTAGAGCATGGGTAAAGAGAGAGGTAAGCCCTATCATCGAAGACTTCGCTCAACGTGCAGAATTTCCAAAACAGTTAGTACCAGGGTTAGCCGAGATAGGTGGATTCGGTCCATATATCCCTACAGAATATGGAGGTGCAGGCTTAGATCAAATTTCGTATGGTCTAATCATGCAAGAGATCGAAAGAGGTGATTCAGGTATCCGTTCTACCTCTTCTGTTCAATCTTCATTAGTGATGTATCCGATATGGAAATACGGAAATGAAGCACAACGCATGAAATATCTGCCTAAGTTAGCGAGTGGAGAGTTTATCGGATGTTTTGGATTGACAGAACCAGATCACGGATCTAATCCAGCAGGTATGTTGACTAACTTTAAAGATATGGGAGACCACTACCTACTTAACGGAGCGAAGATGTGGATCTCTAATGCACCATTTGCTGACATCGCTGTTGTATGGGCAAAGAATGAAGAAGGACGTATCCATGGGCTTATCGTAGAGCGTGGTATGGCAGGCTTCACTACTCCTGAAACACATAACAAATGGTCACTGAGAGCTTCAGCTACAGGTGAACTAATATTTGATAATGTAAAAGTTCCTAAAGAAAACTTACTTCCTAATAAATCAGGATTAGGTGCCCCACTAGGGTGTCTTGATTCGGCTAGATATGGTATCGCTTGGGGTGCTATAGGGGCAGCAATGGACTGTTATGACACTGCGCTGCGCTACTCTAAAGAGCGCATACAGTTTGACAAACCAATCGGGGCTACTCAACTTCAACAAAAGAAATTAGCAGAGATGATCACAGAGATTACTAAAGCACAGTTACTAACATGGAGATTAGGAGTACTTCGAAATGAAGGAAGAGCTACGTCTGCCCAAATCTCTATGGCAAAGCGTAATAATGTAGCTATGGCATTAGACATCGCTCGCGATGCTCGTCAGATGCTAGGTGGTATGGGAATCACTGGAGAATATTCTATCATGCGTCATATGATGAACTTAGAATCTGTAGTAACGTATGAAGGCACACATGATATTCACCTGTTAATCACAGGTATGGATGTAACAGGATTTGCAGCATTTAAGTAA
- the metF gene encoding methylenetetrahydrofolate reductase [NAD(P)H] — protein MKVTEHIQKANGKTQFSFEILPPLKGQNIQGIFDSIEPLMEFEPPFIDVTYHREEYEYKEAGNGLWEKRVVRKRPGTVGICSAIQNRFKLDAIPHILCGGFTKEDTENFLIDLDFLGIDNVVALRGDAVKNETYFKPEHKGNKYASELVTQINELNQGIYLDPELENTSKTDFCIGVAGYPEKHMEAPNFDTDLKYLKQKIDNGAEYIVTQMFFDNSKFFAFVDKCRAIGINVPILPGLKPLATLSQLNLLPQRFKVDLPDDLVAEVLKAKDNVAIREIGIEWCAQQSKELIEAGIPIVHYYSMGKSDNIKKIIKIATA, from the coding sequence ATGAAAGTAACAGAACATATCCAAAAAGCAAATGGTAAAACTCAATTCTCATTTGAGATATTACCTCCGTTAAAAGGGCAAAACATTCAAGGAATATTTGACTCTATCGAACCGCTAATGGAGTTTGAACCTCCTTTCATAGACGTGACGTATCACCGCGAAGAATATGAGTACAAAGAAGCAGGCAACGGACTGTGGGAAAAAAGAGTTGTCAGAAAAAGACCAGGAACTGTCGGCATTTGTTCGGCTATCCAAAATAGATTCAAGTTGGACGCCATACCGCACATCTTGTGCGGAGGCTTCACCAAAGAAGACACCGAAAATTTCCTTATAGACCTTGACTTCTTAGGCATTGACAACGTCGTTGCCCTAAGAGGAGATGCTGTAAAGAACGAAACTTACTTTAAACCTGAACATAAAGGAAACAAGTACGCCTCTGAATTAGTAACCCAAATAAACGAACTAAACCAAGGTATCTACTTAGACCCAGAACTTGAGAATACCAGTAAGACGGACTTTTGTATAGGAGTAGCGGGCTACCCTGAGAAACATATGGAAGCTCCTAACTTTGACACTGACCTAAAGTACTTAAAGCAGAAAATAGACAATGGTGCAGAGTATATCGTTACTCAAATGTTTTTTGACAACAGTAAGTTCTTTGCCTTTGTGGACAAGTGTAGAGCCATCGGTATTAATGTACCTATTCTACCCGGACTTAAACCATTAGCTACACTAAGTCAACTAAATCTATTACCTCAACGCTTTAAAGTTGACCTACCAGACGACTTAGTGGCTGAGGTCTTAAAAGCAAAAGACAATGTAGCCATCCGTGAGATCGGTATTGAGTGGTGCGCTCAGCAGTCAAAAGAACTAATAGAAGCAGGCATCCCTATCGTACACTACTACTCTATGGGTAAATCTGATAATATAAAAAAGATTATCAAGATTGCTACTGCTTAG
- a CDS encoding redoxin family protein, producing MTNKLLYMLLLFCSIGVIAQDKLRIKGKIEGIPNEATLSLSYDKQEIEFKAVDGVFEVETQIIKAPTSVYLFIKNGEDFKYTSFFLGNESVTIEGNVNNLKYLQAEGSAYDGLRYESELLTKDVRIARDVIESKISKLVEEGMSQDSVMASYKEEYLRMEQNIKDLDYEFLKKNINTDYGRYILGFIINDDNTNHHKELYNLVDNQYLNTDAVVFLKTLLDKEPLVKGDKYYDFIALDLNQKESKFSDNFKGKYVLLDFSSPYCWFCRQAVPITTKITEALEDKLVHVTYCIDNDLVSAKQYKDLKGDKGVIVWDKKGMMSSTIAKYRMRGTPYYVLFNLEGRVLKIFDQGLEDDFEEQLRALMK from the coding sequence ATGACTAATAAGTTACTATATATGCTTTTATTGTTTTGTTCAATAGGAGTAATAGCACAAGATAAACTTAGAATAAAGGGTAAGATAGAAGGGATACCTAATGAGGCTACTTTGAGTCTTTCTTATGATAAGCAAGAAATAGAGTTTAAAGCAGTAGATGGAGTATTTGAAGTAGAAACTCAGATTATTAAAGCACCTACTTCCGTCTATTTGTTTATCAAGAATGGAGAAGATTTTAAGTACACTTCTTTTTTCTTGGGGAATGAGTCTGTTACTATTGAAGGTAATGTAAATAATTTAAAATATCTACAAGCGGAGGGGTCTGCTTATGATGGTTTAAGATATGAGAGTGAGTTGTTAACTAAAGATGTTAGAATAGCACGAGATGTAATAGAAAGTAAAATATCTAAACTTGTAGAAGAGGGGATGTCTCAAGATAGTGTTATGGCTTCTTACAAGGAGGAATATTTACGTATGGAGCAAAATATCAAAGACTTAGATTATGAGTTTCTAAAGAAAAATATTAATACTGATTATGGACGTTATATATTGGGATTTATAATTAATGATGACAATACTAATCATCATAAAGAACTGTATAATTTAGTCGATAATCAATATCTAAATACTGATGCTGTGGTATTTTTAAAAACCTTGTTAGATAAAGAACCATTAGTGAAAGGAGATAAGTATTATGATTTTATAGCTTTAGATTTAAACCAAAAAGAGAGTAAGTTTAGTGACAATTTTAAAGGTAAGTATGTGTTACTTGACTTTTCTTCTCCATATTGTTGGTTTTGTCGTCAGGCTGTTCCTATAACGACTAAGATAACGGAAGCATTAGAGGATAAGCTAGTACATGTGACTTATTGTATAGATAATGATTTAGTTAGTGCAAAACAGTATAAAGATTTAAAAGGAGATAAGGGAGTAATTGTTTGGGATAAAAAAGGAATGATGAGCTCAACCATAGCTAAATATAGGATGAGAGGAACTCCTTATTATGTGTTATTTAATCTAGAAGGCAGAGTGCTAAAGATATTTGATCAAGGGTTAGAAGATGACTTCGAAGAACAGTTGAGAGCGTTGATGAAGTAG